Sequence from the Pedobacter sp. D749 genome:
CGATTTTAAAAGAATCTGTTATAGGATTTAGTTTAATTGTTTGTGAGCCATTAACTGAGACTAAACTATCAGTGCCCTCAAAGCTTCCTTTAAAATGAAATATTGCGCTATAGCGGTGTGTTCCGTCGTTTTCTTTACACATTCGCCAAACCTCACTTTCTTTGTGGTAATCTACACCAAGTTGATTGAATAAATGTTTAACCTGTTCTGGGAATATGTTATCTCTATTCTGAATATAATTCAAGCAGTCATTACAATTACAATCCTCTGCGCTACCATTTTCAACGGCAGCGTAGGTTGATTTCGTGCTTTCCTGATCAACAGTTAAAACCCAATCTTTAAATGTAAATACGGTCATTGGCATTATATTCTACCTCCTTCTTGCGCGAAAGTCTTGGTGAGTAAGGGAAAAAGGCAAGTTGGCTTCTACATTCATTGTTTAATGAATTAGGGTTTTCTAAAAAAAAATAAACGGATTTAACAAAAGCATAAGCCTTGCCTTTTTGAGATCTAAAAGCTAACGATTTTGCTATATAGGTTTTTACCTTTTTTCAATCTTCACTAGCCCTTGTCTTGTTGCTAAATATAGATTGCCTTTTTCATCAAGCGTCATGGTCGAAATGTAAGATGTTGGAATGTCAGAATTTTCATTATGATAATTTTCCCAACCATCTTTAAGATCATATCTTATTAATCCAGCTCTATCCGTTGAAATCCAAATCACATTTTCATTTTTGTCATAAACAACACAGTTGGTATGGTTAAATGGCATTCCAGAATTTTCTGTTGTAAACTGTTTGATAATTCCGTTAGCATAGCTAATTGCGATACCTTCATCATTGTTTACTTTTCCTTTTTCTTTTCTTTCAAATTCGTATAGCGAAAAATAAAGGTTCCCGTTTTCATCTTCAGCCATTGAAGTAATGCACTTACCTTTTAACACTGTTGATGTGTTTTCAAAATTTGTTGCCTTTCCATTTTCATCAATCATTACTGTTCCGCTAAAAGTTCCGATCCAAATCCTGTTTTTTGAATCTCTTTTAGCATAAGTAACCCTGTTTGAAGGAAGCTCTTTAATTTTTGCTTTGTTAATATTCGACCATTTTCCATTTTTATAGATCGTCAACCCTTCATCAGAGCAGAAAAATACTTCGCTAGTTTTTGGATTATTTATTATTTCATATGCCCCATCAATCCCAATTTCAGTCGAATCGTGTTTTGTCCACTTAGTGTTGTCAAAACTGTAAATGTTTTTTGTTCCATATACCCATTTCACATTGTTATTGTCGGATGCAATTGCATAGTAAGAGAAAAACTTCCCTTTATCGGTTATATTTTGTTCAGCTTTTTTAAAATCTTTACCATCAAAAGTAACCAGGCCCTCATCAACAGTTAGCCAGATCAACCCATTTTTGTCAACAGTAATATTGTCATTCATATTGTTCGGAAGATTTGAATTTTTTGCATTCCAAACCGTTATTTTATAATTTTTTAAATGGTCGTTTTTATAATTGTAAGTTTTGTTGAATATTTCAGGACTTGTTGGTTTGTCAAAAGACCTTTTGAACGATGAAATATCAACCCGTTCAATCTTTCCTATAATTTTGTTTTCATTTATGCTAAAAATCATGGTGATCGATGATTTTTCTTCCTTTTTTCCTGCTGTTATTGCTGGTGTCCATTTTTTAAAATTATCCAGTTCTTCAATAATTTTTAATGAAATTGGATTTTTTGATTGGTCGGTGTGACTTAAAACACAAGCCTCGCCTTTTGAATCAATAAGAACTTGAAATTTAACTGCACCTTTTATTCCTGTAAGATTTAAAGATTCCTGTAATTTGGTTTGTAGCTTCAAAAACTCTTGTTCCTCATACCCTGCCTTTACATCTCCACAATCAAGACAAAATTTGTCAGTTTTACAATTGTCCAATTTCACAGGAAAAATATTCTGAGCATTAAGACTCAATGAGAATACTGTTAATAAAATTAAAATTGTGTTTTTCACTTGTTCTTTTGTTTACTGTTATTGGTTAATATTGATGTTATATCTAAATACGCGTAATCTTCTCATTATAGATGAGATACAATGTAAATATTTTAGGATGATCTCATACTTGCCCTTTTTGACTTATATTATAAATATTTAAAGAGGATCGGTGGAGCTAGAGCATGATCGTTAATTTAGTTCCACAAGATATCAATTTTCATCGGGAATGGTTATCAATTAATAAATAGACAGATGGTTTTTTAACCACTAAAACAGAACAGAAATTAAATGAAAACGGGCTTTATGAATTAAAAACATAAATCATTACATTTGCCTTTGGTGAAAAACTTTGTATTCCTTTTTTCTCTTTATCTGATCCTTCTGGGCCTAATGCCCTGCCAGGACAAGGAAGATATGGTTTCCAAGTCTCACACCGAAAGCTTTGTGCACAGCGATCAATCAAAAGCTGAACATATGCATGGCGAATCCTGTCCACCGTTCTGTAGCTGTGCCTGCTGTTCTGTCGGTCAGCACTTTCCATCCGAAAAGTTAACAAATCTTATTGTTCCGGTATTTCGGAAACCATACCCGGTTTTCCAGTGCTCGGCATTGAAAAAACAACCACTAGATATCTGGCAACCGCCTAAACTCGTTTAATCAAATTTTCTACTCATGGCGATGCCCATGAAAACGTGCTATTTACACGCATATTTTGCACCATGATTGCAATGATGCCTGCTATTTATTGATTTTGATTATACACAATGCTGAACAGAATAATACAATTCTCCATCAGGCAGAAACTGCTTGTGGGAATTATGATGCTGGCGCTGATTGCCTGGGGTATATACTCCCTTAGACAGCTGCCCATAGATGCCCTTCCAGATATTACCAATAACCAGGTACAGATTATTACTTCCTCGCCAAGCAACGGTGCAGAAGATATTGAGCGCTTTGTAACCTATCCGGTAGAGCAAACCATGGCCACTATTCCTGGAATAGAAGAAATCCGTTCTTTTAGCAGGTTCGGCCTTTCAGTTGTGACAGTGGTTTTTAAGGAAAATGTAGAGATTTATTGGGCCAGGCAACAGGTGAGCGAAAGACTTACTGAAGTGGAAAGAGCCATTCCAAAGGGGATTGGTACACCTGAGATTGCGCCATTAACTACCGGACTGGGAGAGATTTACCAGTACGTAATCCATCCCAAAAAAGGATATGAAAAAAAATACGATGCTACCGAGCTTCGCACCATTCAAGACTGGATTGTTCGTCGCCAACTCCTGGGCGTAGAGGGCGTAGCTGATGTGAGCAGCTTTGGAGGGTACCTCAAACAGTATGAAATTGCCCTCAATCCCGACAAGCTCAGAAGCATGGATATATCCATCAGCGATATCTTTAAGGCGCTTGAAAAAAACAATCAGAACACTGGCGGATCTTACATTGATAAGAAACCCAATGCCTATTTTATCAGAAGCGAGGGATTGATCAACAGTATGGAAGACATTGAGAACATTGTTGTACGGACCAACGAAAATAGCATTCCCGTGCTGATCAGAAATGTAGCTGAAGTAAGGATCGGTGCGGCCACCAGGTACGGTGCCATGACCAGAAACGATGAGGGTGAGGTAGTAGGGGCGGTAGTGATGATGCTAAAGGGCGCCAACTCTTCCAAGGTTATCGCAAACGTAAAAACCCGGATGGACCAGATTGCAAAGAATCTGCCTGAAGGCGTGGTTATAGAGCCATTTCTCGACCGCACAAAACTGGTCGACAGCGCTATTGGCACGGTGACCAAAAACCTGGCAGAAGGCGCATTGATTGTGATTTTTGTATTGGTACTGCTTTTGGGGAATTTCCGCGCCGGACTGATTGTGGCTTCTGTTATTCCGCTTGCCATGCTTTTTGCCATATGCCTGATGAATCTTTTTGGCGTCAGCGGAAACCTGATGAGCCTTGGCGCTATAGATTTTGGACTAATTGTAGATGGAGCGGTAATCATCGTAGAGGCATCGCTTCATCATCTGGGTATCCGAAAAAACAAAAACAGGTTAAGCCAACAGGAGATGGATGCAGAGATTTTTGAATCTGCTTCCAAAATCCGTAACAGCGCAGCTTTCGGCGAGATCATTATCCTCATCGTTTACCTGCCAATTCTGGCACTGGTTGGTATAGAAGGCAAGATGTTCAGGCCAATGGCCCAAACAGTGGCTTTTGCCATCCTCGGCGCTTTTATCTTGTCGTTAACTTATGTGCCGATGATGAGTGCGCTTTTCCTGAACAAAACCATCAGCACCAAAAGAAATACCTCAGACAGGATTATGTCCTTCTTTCAAAGGGTATATACCCCAATGCTCAATTTTGCACTTAGGGCAAGGGTGGCCGTTGTAGGCATTGCAATAGGATTATTTGCCGTGTGTCTTATTATTTTCAATTACCTGGGTGCAGAATTTATTCCCACACTGGAGGAGGGTGACTTTGCTGTAGAAACACGGGTGCTTACTGGGAGTAGTCTTTCGCAAACCATTGAGGCAGCTACACGGGCATCAAAGGTATTAAAAGCAAATTTTCCAGAGGTTAAGGAGGTGATCGGAAAGATCGGCTCTAGTGAAATTCCTACCGACCCAATGCCGGTAGAAGCCTGTGACCTGATCATTATCTTAAAGGATAAAGGTGACTGGACAAATGCTTCGACGAGAGACGAGCTTGCAGGAAAGATGCAGGCCAAGCTTGAACAGTATATTCCTGGGGTTACTTTCGGGTTTCAACAACCCATACAAATGCGTTTTAATGAACTCATGACTGGCGCCAGGCAGGATGTTGTAATCAAGGTTTATGGAGAGGATTTTTCAAAATTAATTGCCTATGCAGTTAAGATCGGTGCTATAGCCAGAAAAATCGAGGGTGCACAGGATGTTTATGTGGAACAGGCTTCAGGACTTCCACAGGTCATCATCAAATTTCATAGAGAAAAGATAGCGCAATTCGGCCTGAACATCGAGGATGTGAATACGGCTATCCGCTCAGGCTTTGCCGGAGAGGCTG
This genomic interval carries:
- a CDS encoding two-component regulator propeller domain-containing protein: MKNTILILLTVFSLSLNAQNIFPVKLDNCKTDKFCLDCGDVKAGYEEQEFLKLQTKLQESLNLTGIKGAVKFQVLIDSKGEACVLSHTDQSKNPISLKIIEELDNFKKWTPAITAGKKEEKSSITMIFSINENKIIGKIERVDISSFKRSFDKPTSPEIFNKTYNYKNDHLKNYKITVWNAKNSNLPNNMNDNITVDKNGLIWLTVDEGLVTFDGKDFKKAEQNITDKGKFFSYYAIASDNNNVKWVYGTKNIYSFDNTKWTKHDSTEIGIDGAYEIINNPKTSEVFFCSDEGLTIYKNGKWSNINKAKIKELPSNRVTYAKRDSKNRIWIGTFSGTVMIDENGKATNFENTSTVLKGKCITSMAEDENGNLYFSLYEFERKEKGKVNNDEGIAISYANGIIKQFTTENSGMPFNHTNCVVYDKNENVIWISTDRAGLIRYDLKDGWENYHNENSDIPTSYISTMTLDEKGNLYLATRQGLVKIEKR
- a CDS encoding CusA/CzcA family heavy metal efflux RND transporter, coding for MLNRIIQFSIRQKLLVGIMMLALIAWGIYSLRQLPIDALPDITNNQVQIITSSPSNGAEDIERFVTYPVEQTMATIPGIEEIRSFSRFGLSVVTVVFKENVEIYWARQQVSERLTEVERAIPKGIGTPEIAPLTTGLGEIYQYVIHPKKGYEKKYDATELRTIQDWIVRRQLLGVEGVADVSSFGGYLKQYEIALNPDKLRSMDISISDIFKALEKNNQNTGGSYIDKKPNAYFIRSEGLINSMEDIENIVVRTNENSIPVLIRNVAEVRIGAATRYGAMTRNDEGEVVGAVVMMLKGANSSKVIANVKTRMDQIAKNLPEGVVIEPFLDRTKLVDSAIGTVTKNLAEGALIVIFVLVLLLGNFRAGLIVASVIPLAMLFAICLMNLFGVSGNLMSLGAIDFGLIVDGAVIIVEASLHHLGIRKNKNRLSQQEMDAEIFESASKIRNSAAFGEIIILIVYLPILALVGIEGKMFRPMAQTVAFAILGAFILSLTYVPMMSALFLNKTISTKRNTSDRIMSFFQRVYTPMLNFALRARVAVVGIAIGLFAVCLIIFNYLGAEFIPTLEEGDFAVETRVLTGSSLSQTIEAATRASKVLKANFPEVKEVIGKIGSSEIPTDPMPVEACDLIIILKDKGDWTNASTRDELAGKMQAKLEQYIPGVTFGFQQPIQMRFNELMTGARQDVVIKVYGEDFSKLIAYAVKIGAIARKIEGAQDVYVEQASGLPQVIIKFHREKIAQFGLNIEDVNTAIRSGFAGEAAGLVFEGEKRFDMVVRLEKENRQSLEDVKNLFVTAPNGNQIPLEQLADIQYKEGPNQIQRDDAKRRITVGFNVRGRDVESVVKEIEQKIDTEVKFLPGYYPTFGGTFENLQAATKRLGIAVPLALLLILLLLYLTFSSVKHALLIFTAIPLSAIGGILALWVRGMPFSISAGIGFIALFGVAVLNGIVLISEFNRLKKEGMKDILEIIRTGTSVRLRPVIMTALVASLGFLPMAISGGSGAEVQRPLATVVIGGLISATLLTLLVLPVLYIWVEKMGRKKVKIAPVSGIIVVFITLFGFQPAKAQTVLTLKQAVSSALENNRAISGADLGVGLQQALRKSAFEMPKTEVSMLYGQYNSLVKNDNNFTVSQNIPFPTLFAANAALGDERIKAGQLQVASSKNELIYQVKTVYTNLQYLYSKEKLLLEQDSIYKGFVKSASLKYKTGEGNLLEKVAAETQLKDVQNLLDQDRSDIEIYKAQLATLLGKGGLSLIADKFLKETPEISIGDTALLNENPAIAYFRQQIVIAEKQRKVELAKALPDFTLGYFNQSLTGFQNVNGNDVFFGRDKRFQGFQVGLSVPIFYRSYSAKAKAASINRDIASNDLELQQRKLTGQYQQALGEYLKNRKRYDYFITSATANAALILKNSRIAYQNGEIGYSEYLLNLKQANGIYEGCLIALLQLSQSINQIEFLTGNNQSF